The following DNA comes from Cellulomonas soli.
TGTGGGACGGCACCGCGTTCGACTCCTCGTGGACGTCGGACACGACGTTCTCGTTCACCGTCGGCTCCGGCCAGGTCATCGACGGCTGGGACCAGGGCGTCGTCGGCCAGACCGTCGGCAGCCAGGTGCTGCTGGTCGTCCCGCCGTCGCTCGGCTACGGCGACACCGAGACCGGGTCCATCCCGGCCGGGTCCACGCTGGTGTTCGTCGTCGACATCCTCGACGCGGTCGCCTGACCTGACCTGCACGGGCCCGCGACGCGGGCAGCGTCCGTGACGCGACCGGTGACAGCCTGACGGCCGTCCGCCCCCTGGGACCCACGTCCTGCGGGCGGGCGGCCGTCGTCACTACTCTGACGGGAAGACCGGCTCTCCCTTGGAGACGACATGGACCAGGCAATGACGCCGCGGATCCGCACGGTGGCCCTCGTGGGCCAGAGCGGCTCGGGCAAGACCACGCTCGCCGAAGCCCTCCTGCACCGAGCCGGGGTCGTCACCCGCGCCGGTCGCGTCGAGGACGGCTCGACGGTCACCGACCACGAACCCGAGGAGATCGCCCGCGGGCTGTCCCTCGGACTGGCAGTCGCCCCCTTTCCCTGGCGGGCACCTGATGGGCTGACGTACGACGTCACCCTGCTCGACACCCCCGGCACCGCGGACTTCGCGGGGGCCGTCGACGCCGCCCTGGCGGTCGCGGACCTCGCGCTCGTCGTGGTCAGCGCCGTCGACGGCGTGCAGGCCGGGACGCACCAGGCGTGGAAGGCCGCCGCCGAGGCCGGGATCCCCCGCATGGTCGTCGTGACCAAGGAGGACAAGGCGCGCGCCGACTTCCGGCACGTGCTGGCCGACCTGCGTGAGGCGTTCGGCGAGGGGCTCGTGGCCCTGGAGCTGCCGCTGGGCGAGGAGCAGGCGTTCGGCGGGGTCGCCGACGTGCTCAGCGAGGAGCCGTGGGAGTACGCGCCCGACGGCACCCATCACGCGGGCACGATGCCCGCCGCCCTGGCGGACGAGGAGCACCGGCTGCACGAGGCGGTCACCGAGGAGATCGTCGCGCACGACGACGACCAGCTCGAGAGGTACCTGTCCGGCGACGTGCCCACGGCCGCCGAGCTGGAGCGCACGCTCGCCCACGAGGTGCGGGACCTGGAGGCGTTCCCCGTGCTCGTCGCGTCCGGGCTGACCGAGGTCGGCGTGGACCGGCTGGCCGACCTGCTGTGCGAGCTGGGCCCCTCGCCCGCCGACCGGGACTCCCGCGTGCTCGCCGGCGACCTGGACGTGCCGGTGTCCGCCGACCCGTCCGGACCTGCGCTCCTGCACGCGTTCCGCACGGTCGCCGACCCGTTCGTCGGCCAGATGACGATGTTCCGCGTGCTGTCCGGCACGGTGCGCCCGGGCGACAAGCTGCTCAACACGACGACGAAGACCGAGGAGCGGCTGCCCGGGCTGTTCCGCCTGCGCGGCAAGGAGCACGTGCCGACCGACCAGGTCGTGGCCGGGGAGATCGCGGCCGTCGCCAAGCTGACCGGCACGCCCACGGGCTCGCTGCTGACCGCCCGGGTCGGCGCCGGTCCTGCCGTGATCGCGCCGCCGACGCGACCCCGGCCCGCGGTGTACGCGCTCGCGCTCGAACCCGTCACGCAGTCCGACGACGACCGGCTCTCGGCCGCGCTGGCCCGGCTCGTCGCGGAGGACCCAACGCTCGTCATCGACCGCTCGACCGACCGGACCGTGCTGCGCGGGCTCGGGGACACGCACCTGGCCGTCGCCCTCGAACGGCTCGCCCGCGTGTTCGGCGTGCACGTGACGACCTCGCCGGTGCCCGTCGGGTACCGGGAGACCATCGCGCGCGAGGTCGAGGCCGAGGGCAAGGTCAAGAAGCAGTCCGGCGGGCACGGGCAGTACGCGGTCGTGCAGCTGCGCGTCTCGCCGCTGCCGCACGGCACCGGGTTCGAGTTCGTCGACTCGGTCGTCGGCGGCGCGATCCCCCGCTCGTACCTGCCTGCCGTGCACCGCGGCGTCACCGAGGCCATGGCCACGGGCGGCCCGCACGGCTACCCCGTCGTCGACCTGCGCGTCGAGGTCTTCGACGGCAAGTCCCACTCGGTCGACTCCTCGGACATGGCGTTCCGCACGGCCGCGGCCGTGGGGGTCAAGGAGGCGTTGCAGGCGGCCGGCACGACCGTGCTCGAGCCCGTCAGCCACGTGTCCGTCACGGTGCCGAGCGCCACGCAGGGCGACGTGATGAGCGACCTGTCCTCCCGGCGGGGGCACATCACGACGACGACGTCGCTCGACGACGGTCTGGTGCGCATCGAGGCGACCGTGCCCGAGGCCGAGCTGACCCGCTACGTGCTCGACCTGCGCTCGATCACCGGCGGGCGGGCCGAGCTGGTCATGTCCCCCGACCGTTTCGAGGTGTGCCCCGACCACCTGCTGCCGGCCTGACGCCGGGCCGGCCCGGCCTCCCGCTGTGCGAGGCTGGGCCGGTGGACGCCGACGCGCAGGAGCAGGAGATCGCCGAGCTGACCAGGCTCGTGCGGGAGTTCTCGGTCGAGCGCGACTGGGAGCAGTTCCACGACCCGAAGTCGCTCGTGCTCGCCCTGGTCGGCGAGGTCGGGGAGCTCGCCGAGCTGTTCCAGTGGATCCCCGCCGACCGCGCCGCCACCGAGTTCGGCCCCGAGGGACGCCAGCGGCGTGCCGCCGAGGAGATGGCCGACGTCCTCGTCTACCTGGTGCGGCTGGCCGACGTGCTGGGCGTCGACCTCGGTGCGGCCGCACGCGCCAAGCTCGCCGACTCCCGCCGGCGGTTCCCGGCCGACGAGCTGCGGGGCGTCGCGCCGCACAAGGCCTGACGGCGACGGACGGGCGTCACCTCCGGGCCTACTGAGGTGACGCCCGCCTGGCCAGTTCAGTCGTCGGCGAGGCAGAGGAAGCTGTCGTCCAGCTCCACGTAGGCGGTCGCGTCCAGCGAGCACTGCTCGGGGTCGGACACCTCGCCGACCGCCAGGAACTCGTGGTCGGAGTCGCACGCCACCTGCTGCATCGTCGAGTTGTCGACGACCTCCCAGCACGAGCCGGTGGCCTCGGCCTCCGTCGGCTCCGACATCTTCGCGTCGAGGAACTGGCCGGCACCGGCCAGGCCGACACCCACCGCGGCGACCAGACCCACGGCGGCCAGCGCCCACCCAGGCCGTCCGAGCGCCGGGGCGCCGGCTCCGCGTGCCGTCTTGTACGCGGCGAACGAGCGCACCAGCAGGATCACGCCGAAGATCAGGCCACCGGTCCACACCACCCCGCCGCGGTCCGAGGCGAGCAGGGCCGACCCGCCGCCGAGGACGAGGACCGCGACACCGGCCCAGAACGTCAGCACGGCGCCACGCAGGGCCTTGGCGCCCTCCTCGCCGGGTGCGACCTCGGGCGGCGCGATCTCGGCGCCGGCGTAGCCGTACACGGGCGCCGGAGGCGTCGCGTCGG
Coding sequences within:
- a CDS encoding nucleotide pyrophosphohydrolase: MDADAQEQEIAELTRLVREFSVERDWEQFHDPKSLVLALVGEVGELAELFQWIPADRAATEFGPEGRQRRAAEEMADVLVYLVRLADVLGVDLGAAARAKLADSRRRFPADELRGVAPHKA
- a CDS encoding elongation factor G; translation: MDQAMTPRIRTVALVGQSGSGKTTLAEALLHRAGVVTRAGRVEDGSTVTDHEPEEIARGLSLGLAVAPFPWRAPDGLTYDVTLLDTPGTADFAGAVDAALAVADLALVVVSAVDGVQAGTHQAWKAAAEAGIPRMVVVTKEDKARADFRHVLADLREAFGEGLVALELPLGEEQAFGGVADVLSEEPWEYAPDGTHHAGTMPAALADEEHRLHEAVTEEIVAHDDDQLERYLSGDVPTAAELERTLAHEVRDLEAFPVLVASGLTEVGVDRLADLLCELGPSPADRDSRVLAGDLDVPVSADPSGPALLHAFRTVADPFVGQMTMFRVLSGTVRPGDKLLNTTTKTEERLPGLFRLRGKEHVPTDQVVAGEIAAVAKLTGTPTGSLLTARVGAGPAVIAPPTRPRPAVYALALEPVTQSDDDRLSAALARLVAEDPTLVIDRSTDRTVLRGLGDTHLAVALERLARVFGVHVTTSPVPVGYRETIAREVEAEGKVKKQSGGHGQYAVVQLRVSPLPHGTGFEFVDSVVGGAIPRSYLPAVHRGVTEAMATGGPHGYPVVDLRVEVFDGKSHSVDSSDMAFRTAAAVGVKEALQAAGTTVLEPVSHVSVTVPSATQGDVMSDLSSRRGHITTTTSLDDGLVRIEATVPEAELTRYVLDLRSITGGRAELVMSPDRFEVCPDHLLPA